A single Rickettsiales bacterium DNA region contains:
- a CDS encoding helix-turn-helix transcriptional regulator has translation MNCNNNTEAWNKITQTHDLFKKIIAPLKQHLNINFGYMIVFNDGRYYQIIEDLECLKKWVTNVETSHIFCARNVTTYFDQPYNFTIWPEEPTCPAMEIYKEHGIWNGITVSKTNKDYTELYWFTKQNAEDGWHKWFIRNKQILLEAIKFFEMNRNGLSIPNKNHSNLFQFIQEFNLAMLTSEYIKKESLAANRVLRLFHSNSATQLKKFLSIQELKVLAMIYEGHTIKTVAQKLCISINTVYSYLERIRNKTGLNYKSDMIQFYKNRLLG, from the coding sequence ATGAATTGTAACAATAACACTGAAGCCTGGAACAAAATAACTCAAACCCATGATCTCTTCAAGAAGATCATCGCCCCACTAAAGCAACATCTCAACATCAACTTCGGCTATATGATAGTGTTTAATGATGGTCGCTACTACCAGATAATTGAAGATCTAGAATGCCTTAAGAAATGGGTTACCAATGTAGAAACCAGCCACATATTCTGCGCTAGGAATGTTACCACCTATTTTGATCAACCCTACAACTTCACTATTTGGCCAGAAGAGCCAACTTGTCCTGCAATGGAGATATACAAAGAGCATGGTATTTGGAACGGGATAACTGTATCTAAGACCAACAAAGATTATACAGAACTATACTGGTTCACCAAACAAAATGCAGAAGATGGGTGGCATAAGTGGTTCATTAGGAACAAGCAGATTTTATTAGAAGCAATTAAATTTTTTGAAATGAATAGAAATGGTTTATCTATCCCAAATAAGAACCATTCAAATCTATTTCAATTTATTCAAGAATTTAATCTTGCTATGCTTACGTCAGAATATATAAAAAAAGAATCATTAGCTGCTAACAGAGTATTGAGGTTATTTCATTCAAATTCTGCAACTCAATTGAAAAAATTTCTTTCAATACAAGAGTTAAAAGTATTAGCAATGATTTATGAAGGACATACAATAAAAACTGTAGCCCAAAAGTTATGTATTTCTATCAACACAGTATACAGCTACCTTGAACGGATTAGGAATAAAACAGGTTTGAACTACAAATCAGATATGATTCAATTTTATAAAAACAGATTACTTGGATAA
- a CDS encoding integrase core domain-containing protein, with protein MTITDYCSRYLLACEGLDSTKENFSFTVFERVFKESGLPDAIKTDNGVPFASANSLFGLSKLSVWRLRLGISIERIKPGKPQQNKRHERMHLNLKKEATKNSWF; from the coding sequence TTGACCATAACTGATTATTGTTCTCGTTACCTCTTAGCTTGCGAAGGATTAGATTCAACAAAAGAGAATTTTTCTTTTACAGTATTTGAAAGAGTATTTAAAGAATCTGGCTTACCAGACGCAATTAAAACTGACAATGGTGTCCCATTTGCTTCAGCTAACTCACTTTTTGGGTTGAGTAAATTATCAGTTTGGAGGTTGCGTTTAGGTATATCAATAGAACGGATAAAGCCTGGAAAACCCCAGCAGAATAAAAGACATGAGAGAATGCATCTAAATTTAAAAAAAGAAGCAACAAAAAACAGCTGGTTTTAA